The nucleotide sequence GCATGTCCAAGCCGAAAACCCTGTTCTACATCACCCTGCCACGGGCCGCGCGCATCGGCTTGCCGGCCTACAGCAACGAAGTGATCCTGATGCTCAAGGCCAGCGCCCTGGCCAGCACCGTGACCTTGCTTGAACTGACCGGCATGGCCCGTACCATCATTGCCCGCACCTACTTGCCGGTGGAGATCTTCTTCGCCGCCGGAATGTTCTATCTGCTGATGGCCTACGTGCTGGTACGCGGCTTCAAGCTGCTGGAACGCTGGTTGCGGGTCGATGCCTGCCAGGGACGCTGACAGCCGGTTGACGGGCGCGCAGTTGCTCGCCCGCTTCCAGGCGCTGGATGCGTTTCTCATCGAGCACCAAGGGCTGTGGCGTCCACGGCCCTTTACCCACCTGCAATTGCCTTGGGAAACCCGGCACGCCGAGCTGGCCCGATGGCTGCGCCAGCGTTCGCTGGAGGACGCCGAAAGCAGCCACAACCGCCCCCACGAACTCCAGGCTCCGGCGCCGTTTGCCCAGTGGGCAACACAGTCCATCGCGCTGAGTGCCGTGGATCAGTTACCGAGGGTTAAACTGCCTGCGGCGCCGGCGCGACTGAATGTCGATGTACCCGGCCGCAAATGGCAACAGATCGAAGCCTTCGGCGCCGCCCTGGGGTTTACCGCCGCCCCCCGCCATTGGCTCGATTGGTGCGCCGGAAAAGGTCACCTCGGCCGTCGGCTGCTGCAACCCGGCCAGCAACTGACCTGCCTGGAATACGATCCCGCACTGATCGCCGCCGGCAAGGTTCTCAGCGAACATCATCAACTGCCCGCCAAACACTGCCAGCAAGACGTGATGGCGGATGACGCCGGACAGCAACTCACCCGCGATCACACCCCCGTCGCCCTCCACGCCTGCGGCGACCTGCATGTGCGCCTGCTGCAACTGGCCAGCGCCGCCGGCTGCAAACACTTGGCCGTGGCGCCCTGCTGCTATAACCGCATCAGCGCCGAGCACTACCAACCGCTGTCAGCCCCGGCCCGAGGCTCGACACTGCGCCTGTCAGTGGACGATCTCGGCCTGCCCCTGAGCGAAACCGTCACCGCTGGCGCC is from Pseudomonas mucidolens and encodes:
- a CDS encoding methyltransferase, which produces MPARDADSRLTGAQLLARFQALDAFLIEHQGLWRPRPFTHLQLPWETRHAELARWLRQRSLEDAESSHNRPHELQAPAPFAQWATQSIALSAVDQLPRVKLPAAPARLNVDVPGRKWQQIEAFGAALGFTAAPRHWLDWCAGKGHLGRRLLQPGQQLTCLEYDPALIAAGKVLSEHHQLPAKHCQQDVMADDAGQQLTRDHTPVALHACGDLHVRLLQLASAAGCKHLAVAPCCYNRISAEHYQPLSAPARGSTLRLSVDDLGLPLSETVTAGARVRQQRDTSMARRLGFDQLQRQLRACDEYLPTPSLPSAWLNKPYAEYCQQLAALKGLSTGEQNWTALEQQGWQRLAHVRNLELVRGLFRRPLELWLVLDRALFLLENGYRVQLGCFCETALTPRNLMLLAERD